The stretch of DNA CTAATTTTCTTTACATCCTCTTCAGACAATTGCAAAGTTGCTGCAGGTACGGCTGTTTCTCCGTTTGGACCCTTACTTAAAATTTCCTGATCGCTTGTTATTTCCGGGTTAATGGTAAGAGGATAAGTAACTTTTTCTGATGCTGCTTTTTCATTTTTTTGCTGCCCCGAAGTATTGGCACTTTGTTTTCCACAGCCCATAAGAGCCAAACTGCTAATTAATAGTATCGTAACGATTAGTGAAGTAAGTTTTTTCATAGTAACCCCCAATAATTTATTAGTTTAATAATGTTGAATTTTTAAATAATTTAGATTAAAAATTTTATTGGACATTTCATGCAGCTGGTAAAAGCGGACCAACCTTTGTAGAATATTTGCTATAAAGGTTAGCCCCGTTATAAATTCATCTTAAAAATTTGAGGTTAATGTTTACTTACATCCAATTTCTTTTAATTTTTCTTTCAAGTAATCAATGGATGTTTTCGCATACCAATCAGGATCCGCTTTTCTGGTACCAAAACCAATTTCCATGGAGAGGTAGCCCTTGTAATCGATTTCCTTTAATGCTCTTAATACGGAATCCCAATTTACGGTTCCTTGTCCAGGCGGTAATCGATCGTCATCCGAAATATGAACATGATGTAACTTATCTTTCATTTTATAGACATAATCACTCGGTACTTCATTACGGAATAAGGCATGGAAAGTATCAAACATCACTTTCACATTGGATTCACCTGATTCTTCTGCCAGCTGCAAAGCATCATCCGCGGATTCGATTAAATTACAATCAGCTGCCTGAGGTTCAACTACTAAGGTGATTCCTAGGTCTTTTGCATATTTTGCGACATCTTGTAAACCCTCCAGGCTATATTTCCATGCCTCTTGTTTGTTCATTCCAAAACCGAACCAGCCGGCAAGCCACATAACAGTTGGACATTCCCAGTCATGTGCCAGGCGAATGACTTCTTTATAATGTTTTATCGTAAATTCACGCTCTTCTTTTAAAGCCGAGGATGGATTGACTCCAGGTCCTCCCCCAGGTGCGGGAAGCATAGCAGCAACATTAAGATTGTTCCGTCTTAAATGTTGAGCTATTTCTTTTCTTCTCTCATTGGAGAGATAATCCGGCCAAGCATGGGGACTCGCACAACCTATTTCAATTCCATCATAACCAAATGCAGCGATTCGATTAATCGTTTCTTCTAATGGATAAAATGGCAACATAGATGGAAAAGAATTATAAACCCAAGTATTAAATGCAAGCTTCATTCATTTATCCTCCTCAAAAATCAAGTTACAACTACTAGTTTTGTTAATCGTTGGTGATTATTCCCAAACAAATACTGCTTTTTCTGTTTTTCTTTCATCAAACATTTGGAATGCAGTTTCGGCTTCTTCTAATTTAAATTGGTGAGTAACTAATTTTTCAACAGGGAGATCTTTTCTGACAATAAACTCAGCAATCTCATCGAACTCTTGTATTGGGAAGTACCATGAACCCATCACCGAAATTTGTTTCCGAATTAGCTGCTGACTAGGCTTAATCGTTGTCTCTTTGCTTTCGCCGATAAAGGCCACACGACCGTGTGCTTTCACACAATCTAGTGCATCATTTTCAGCATAAGGGCTTCCGGAGCAATCAATTGCTGCGTCTGCACCGGCACCATTTGTAATGCGGGCAATTTCTTCTTGAACATTCATCGTTTTCCCATTGATGGTGTAATCTGCACCTAATTCCTTCGCAAGCTCCAAGCGCTCATCAAGCATGTCAACAGCGATAACCGTTGCGCCTAATCCTTTGGCGATCATCACACCTGCACCGCCCATTGGGCCCATACCAAAAATAACAAGGTAGTCTCTTCCGGAAATTCCTAATCTCTTTTGCGCGTGATATAGGGTTCCTACTGCATCGGTTGAAACGGCAGCTGTTACAAAGCTCATGCTATCTGGAAGTCTCATGCAGTTTTCAGCTGGAACTGCCATATACTCAGCGTCGCCGCCATGAGAGTCAAAACCAATGCACTTAAATTCTTTACAGAACATTTTGTAGCCGCTCTTACAATGAGCACATTCACCGCAGCCTAATGCTAAGTAAACGGCAACCCGGTCACCCGGCTTAAAATTAGATACACCATTACCTACTTCTGTAATAACTCCAGCAGGCTCATGTCCAGGAACCGTGCATCCACATTTTGTTCCTTCAAAAACAGATGTTCCGTAGTATAGGCTCATATCACTGCGGCAAATGGCAGACGCCTTTAATTGAATGAGTACTTCTCCTTGTCCTGGTGTTGGGATTTCAACCTGACGAATTTCTACCTTTTTATCTCCTGGAAAAAATACTGCTTGCATTGTTGTCATCGTACTGCCTCCAATAAGTTAGTTTGAATCATAAAACTAAGGTCTTTCACAATTGTTCTATCAAACAAAAATTAAGCCCACCACATATCAGTTACTTGTTCCTTAAACATGGCACCTTTTAAAAGAGATATCGCCTTCTTTAGTCCCTCATCCGTTGAAGCAAGCATATCTTCATGTTCAATGGAAATGACATAATCATAACCGACCGCTCTTAAGGCACTCACAATGTCTTTCCACATTTTTTCATCCGATCCATAACCTACAGATCTAAATGTCCATGAACGGTCTAAAATTCGGCTGTAATGCTTTGTATCTAACACACCATTTACGCTAATATTGGCATGATCTAAATAAGTGTCTTTCGCATGGAAGTGAAAAATTGCATTTTCACGGCCAAGCTTTTTAATTGCTTCTACTGGATTGATTCCTTGCCAAACAAGGTGGC from Neobacillus sp. CF12 encodes:
- a CDS encoding zinc-binding dehydrogenase, which gives rise to MTTMQAVFFPGDKKVEIRQVEIPTPGQGEVLIQLKASAICRSDMSLYYGTSVFEGTKCGCTVPGHEPAGVITEVGNGVSNFKPGDRVAVYLALGCGECAHCKSGYKMFCKEFKCIGFDSHGGDAEYMAVPAENCMRLPDSMSFVTAAVSTDAVGTLYHAQKRLGISGRDYLVIFGMGPMGGAGVMIAKGLGATVIAVDMLDERLELAKELGADYTINGKTMNVQEEIARITNGAGADAAIDCSGSPYAENDALDCVKAHGRVAFIGESKETTIKPSQQLIRKQISVMGSWYFPIQEFDEIAEFIVRKDLPVEKLVTHQFKLEEAETAFQMFDERKTEKAVFVWE
- a CDS encoding sugar phosphate isomerase/epimerase codes for the protein MKLAFNTWVYNSFPSMLPFYPLEETINRIAAFGYDGIEIGCASPHAWPDYLSNERRKEIAQHLRRNNLNVAAMLPAPGGGPGVNPSSALKEEREFTIKHYKEVIRLAHDWECPTVMWLAGWFGFGMNKQEAWKYSLEGLQDVAKYAKDLGITLVVEPQAADCNLIESADDALQLAEESGESNVKVMFDTFHALFRNEVPSDYVYKMKDKLHHVHISDDDRLPPGQGTVNWDSVLRALKEIDYKGYLSMEIGFGTRKADPDWYAKTSIDYLKEKLKEIGCK